In one window of Bifidobacterium sp. WK041_4_12 DNA:
- a CDS encoding DUF2530 domain-containing protein — MKLAPIFSQKARRPSPKPVQVDLRKIFLTGTLVWFAALICFIILEFCGVDAKAAIGVSASGVAIGVLLLIWEFFNRWNYRRLAE; from the coding sequence ATGAAGCTTGCACCAATTTTTTCGCAGAAAGCGCGCAGACCGTCACCGAAGCCGGTGCAAGTTGATTTGCGAAAGATATTCCTCACGGGCACACTCGTGTGGTTTGCAGCTCTCATATGCTTCATCATTCTCGAGTTCTGTGGCGTTGATGCCAAGGCCGCCATCGGTGTGAGCGCGTCGGGCGTGGCGATAGGCGTTCTGCTGCTGATATGGGAATTCTTCAATCGCTGGAATTATCGCAGGCTCGCCGAGTAG
- the phoU gene encoding phosphate signaling complex protein PhoU: MRVIFNEELAQVSDDLDHMVQDVRKAINGAGDALLKSDIEAAQTVIDGDIEIDALESSIIEQCIRLLAKQSPVATDLRVIVSTLRLAATFERMGDLARHIAETARRTYPQPTLPPECTDLFTQMQEFLTMTADRLVNMMSDRSATTAEQIIIDDDKLDELHHQTFDLALAEDWSGSKQQVIDLVLIARFMERLGDHAVSAARRVVYIVSGFDPSKEPENSTEQDPD, encoded by the coding sequence ATGCGCGTAATTTTCAACGAGGAGCTTGCACAAGTCTCCGACGATCTCGATCACATGGTGCAGGACGTTCGGAAGGCTATTAACGGCGCCGGAGATGCGCTTCTTAAATCGGACATTGAAGCAGCCCAAACAGTCATCGATGGCGATATCGAAATCGATGCGCTCGAATCGAGCATCATCGAGCAGTGCATCAGATTGCTCGCCAAGCAAAGCCCAGTGGCCACCGATCTACGTGTTATCGTATCAACACTACGGCTCGCAGCAACCTTTGAACGCATGGGCGATCTGGCCCGCCATATTGCAGAGACAGCTCGCAGAACTTACCCGCAGCCCACTCTGCCACCCGAATGCACGGATCTGTTCACTCAGATGCAGGAATTTCTCACGATGACAGCCGACCGTCTGGTGAATATGATGTCCGATCGCAGTGCAACCACAGCCGAACAGATCATCATCGATGACGACAAGCTGGACGAGCTGCATCATCAGACCTTCGATCTGGCACTTGCCGAAGACTGGTCCGGTTCGAAGCAGCAGGTCATTGACCTCGTTCTGATCGCCCGCTTCATGGAACGCCTTGGCGACCATGCCGTTTCTGCGGCTCGTCGCGTCGTCTATATCGTCTCGGGCTTCGATCCATCCAAGGAGCCAGAGAACTCCACCGAGCAGGATCCCGACTGA
- a CDS encoding helix-turn-helix domain-containing protein, with translation MEILDKTDALELFVDDEAMAQDVTKVMNNVGDIRSDLALMANGKTIEMPHELSKLLLNILEALGKGTRISISTTPEEVSANTAADMLGVSRPTFLKWAKEHDTTFSRVGKQKRFLTSDVLKLRDIQREKKIAAFEALRKELDALE, from the coding sequence ATGGAGATTCTAGATAAAACTGATGCTTTAGAGCTATTCGTTGACGACGAGGCAATGGCGCAAGATGTTACCAAGGTAATGAACAATGTTGGAGACATTCGCTCTGACCTCGCTCTTATGGCCAATGGGAAAACCATTGAAATGCCTCATGAGCTTTCCAAGTTGTTGCTCAACATTCTAGAAGCACTCGGAAAAGGCACTCGTATTTCCATTTCCACAACACCGGAAGAAGTGTCGGCCAACACAGCAGCGGATATGCTTGGCGTTTCCCGTCCAACCTTCCTCAAATGGGCGAAGGAACATGATACGACGTTCAGCAGAGTCGGTAAGCAGAAGCGATTTCTGACGAGCGACGTGTTGAAGCTGAGGGATATACAGCGCGAAAAGAAAATTGCTGCGTTTGAAGCCTTGCGTAAGGAGCTCGACGCCCTCGAATAA
- the lysS gene encoding lysine--tRNA ligase gives MTTVERAELLLKQDEAIRDNIDQGQELDAAIDPTNKEFGAQAHPEQVQMRVAKRALMIKEGIEPYPVHLDVTDTIAAVCNKYEGKLKPGEETEDVVGVAGRALFIRNGGGLCFVKLSAGDGTTLQGMISKREVGAESLKRFKQLADLGDHLYIRGRVIASKTGELSVFATDWAIAAKALQPLPALHKDLNEEQRTRKPYIGMIADEHMRDMVRKRSAAVASLRHTFDRHEFLEVETPMLQTVHGGAAARPFVTHMNAFDINLFLRIAPELFLKRCLVGGIERVFEINRDFRNEGVDGTHAPEFTMVEAYQAYGTYDTIGALVKELIQNTAREAFGSTKVTLQDGTPYDFGGEWKSITMYGSLSEALGEEITPETSVEHLRKIADKLGLEQEAAENHGKLVEHLWEHFWQDKLYEPTFVRDFPVETSPLVKSHRSIPGVVEKWDLYVRGFELATGYSELNDPVVQRQRFVEQAKMAMQGDVEAMDIDEDFLEALGVGMPPAGGMGMGVDRLLIALTGATIRETITFPLVKPLN, from the coding sequence ATGACAACCGTCGAACGTGCTGAACTCCTTCTCAAGCAGGATGAGGCAATTCGCGACAATATCGATCAAGGCCAGGAGCTTGATGCGGCCATAGATCCGACCAACAAGGAATTTGGCGCACAAGCCCACCCTGAGCAGGTGCAGATGCGTGTGGCAAAGCGCGCGTTGATGATAAAAGAAGGCATCGAGCCTTACCCGGTGCATCTCGACGTGACTGACACCATCGCTGCCGTGTGCAACAAGTATGAAGGCAAGCTCAAGCCGGGAGAAGAGACGGAAGACGTCGTCGGCGTCGCAGGGCGTGCGCTGTTCATCCGCAACGGTGGTGGATTATGCTTCGTCAAGCTTTCAGCAGGCGATGGAACCACGTTGCAGGGCATGATTTCCAAGCGTGAAGTCGGTGCCGAATCCTTGAAGCGATTCAAGCAGCTTGCCGATCTGGGCGATCACCTCTATATCCGTGGCCGCGTTATCGCTTCCAAAACCGGCGAACTCTCCGTATTCGCGACGGATTGGGCAATCGCCGCAAAAGCTCTGCAGCCACTGCCTGCACTGCATAAGGATCTGAACGAAGAGCAGCGCACTCGCAAGCCATACATCGGCATGATTGCCGATGAACATATGCGTGACATGGTTCGCAAGCGTTCAGCCGCCGTCGCTTCGCTGCGTCACACCTTTGATCGTCACGAATTCTTGGAAGTCGAAACACCTATGCTCCAGACCGTGCATGGTGGAGCGGCTGCTCGGCCCTTCGTCACGCATATGAATGCCTTCGACATCAATCTATTCCTGCGCATCGCGCCAGAACTGTTCCTCAAGCGCTGTCTTGTCGGCGGCATCGAGCGTGTCTTTGAAATCAATCGAGATTTCAGGAACGAAGGCGTAGACGGCACTCATGCGCCAGAATTTACGATGGTCGAGGCGTATCAGGCATATGGAACCTATGACACCATTGGCGCTTTGGTGAAGGAACTCATTCAAAACACTGCCAGGGAAGCCTTCGGCTCCACGAAGGTGACCTTGCAGGATGGCACGCCGTATGACTTCGGTGGTGAGTGGAAATCCATCACGATGTATGGTTCGCTTTCCGAGGCTTTGGGCGAAGAGATCACCCCCGAGACGAGCGTCGAGCATCTGCGCAAGATTGCCGACAAGCTGGGTCTGGAGCAGGAAGCGGCAGAGAACCACGGCAAACTGGTCGAGCATCTGTGGGAGCACTTCTGGCAGGACAAGCTTTATGAACCCACATTCGTCCGTGATTTCCCGGTTGAGACTTCTCCGCTGGTCAAGTCGCATCGCAGCATTCCAGGCGTTGTCGAGAAATGGGATCTGTACGTCCGTGGTTTCGAGCTGGCTACCGGATATTCCGAATTGAACGATCCTGTGGTGCAGCGTCAACGCTTTGTAGAACAGGCAAAAATGGCCATGCAAGGCGATGTTGAGGCCATGGATATTGACGAGGACTTTCTGGAGGCGCTCGGCGTGGGCATGCCTCCTGCAGGCGGCATGGGCATGGGTGTCGATCGTCTGCTGATTGCGCTTACGGGTGCAACGATTCGTGAGACGATAACCTTCCCGCTGGTGAAGCCGCTGAACTGA
- the menA gene encoding 1,4-dihydroxy-2-naphthoate octaprenyltransferase — protein MGVRAGSSEEVREGNAMTGSSVSESENANHWGTPSLWVQAFRPRTLPASIAPVFVGIASAIPVFRELRTCVDIYPKPHQCVVNEQMYQQAMGRFWYVAVACVVVALFFQIAVNFANDYSDGIRGSDSERSGEEQASDKPQRLVASGVTPTYVVAAAAISALIAAIAGIVAIVLTGHYWFLLIGVACLAACWFYTGGKHPYGYIGLGELSVFLFFGLAATLGTQYLLAGAVDWTGILGAINTGLLSSVMLMVNNIRDIDDDLISGKRTLAARLGHTWAERSVYLMLVIPVATVIFLAITSMLYSRLGWLVVILALLNVTCATIAVRTLHSSNPHKFGKALAFSGFILLSYAAVHVVAMLEFL, from the coding sequence ATGGGCGTGCGGGCAGGCTCAAGCGAGGAAGTCAGAGAGGGCAATGCAATGACAGGATCGTCGGTATCTGAATCAGAGAACGCGAATCATTGGGGCACTCCTTCGCTGTGGGTGCAGGCGTTTCGACCGCGGACGCTGCCCGCAAGCATTGCGCCGGTGTTTGTCGGCATCGCGTCTGCCATTCCTGTGTTTCGTGAACTCCGCACATGCGTGGACATCTATCCGAAGCCGCATCAGTGCGTGGTGAATGAGCAGATGTACCAACAGGCGATGGGTCGTTTCTGGTATGTTGCCGTGGCATGCGTTGTGGTGGCGCTGTTCTTCCAGATTGCCGTGAACTTCGCGAACGACTATTCCGATGGCATCCGTGGAAGCGACAGTGAGCGTAGCGGCGAAGAACAGGCCAGCGACAAGCCCCAACGTCTTGTCGCCAGCGGTGTTACACCCACATATGTTGTTGCGGCCGCAGCGATTTCAGCGTTGATCGCCGCGATTGCAGGCATCGTCGCCATCGTGCTCACCGGCCATTACTGGTTCCTTCTCATTGGTGTGGCATGCCTGGCGGCGTGCTGGTTCTATACGGGTGGCAAGCATCCATATGGATACATCGGGCTTGGTGAGCTTTCGGTCTTTCTCTTCTTCGGTCTCGCAGCAACCTTGGGCACGCAATATCTGCTTGCCGGAGCAGTGGACTGGACGGGAATTCTCGGCGCGATCAACACCGGCTTGCTTTCCAGCGTGATGCTCATGGTCAACAACATCCGCGATATCGACGATGATCTGATCTCGGGCAAACGTACTTTGGCCGCAAGGCTTGGGCACACGTGGGCCGAGCGTTCCGTGTATCTGATGCTGGTGATTCCAGTCGCCACGGTTATCTTCCTGGCGATTACTTCAATGCTTTACAGCCGCCTTGGGTGGCTTGTCGTCATTCTCGCGTTGCTGAACGTGACGTGTGCGACGATTGCGGTGCGCACATTGCATAGTTCCAATCCGCATAAATTCGGCAAAGCCCTGGCATTCAGCGGCTTCATACTGCTGAGCTATGCCGCTGTGCACGTTGTCGCCATGCTGGAATTTCTGTAG
- a CDS encoding alpha/beta hydrolase, whose translation MTRGRWFKIFGRIILSAIAAIVGIVLLALVAFNVSPWPSALIFRRAFESGNVQKPRGYAAAQKAVAIESSLTYPSQYQRNDFDLYLPKSSKDATASAEVSLPIIVWVHGGGFISGDKLGVSTYATMLAAQGYAVAAMNYDYAPDAQYPAPVVQVGELIVQLYRIAARYGLDANRIIIGGDSAGAQIAAQFAAIETTPGYAAQAGIRKIALHRPLEAALLFCGPYDVSQMTDMGSSWIAKQFVQTVGWSYLGQKHWQYTKAAKTASVVDFVSANFPRSYIVDGNYFSFPSQAREMYGRLRAQKVAAKLTLYPDNPKLPHEFQFDFSHPQSYEVWNNTLQFLKS comes from the coding sequence ATGACTCGCGGGCGATGGTTCAAGATCTTTGGACGAATCATACTGAGTGCCATTGCTGCGATTGTCGGCATTGTCCTGCTCGCTTTGGTGGCGTTCAATGTCAGCCCGTGGCCGAGCGCACTGATATTCCGCAGGGCGTTCGAGTCTGGGAATGTGCAGAAGCCACGCGGGTATGCTGCCGCGCAGAAAGCCGTTGCGATAGAAAGCAGCCTGACCTATCCATCGCAGTATCAGCGCAATGATTTTGATCTCTATCTTCCCAAGTCCAGCAAGGATGCCACAGCATCGGCTGAAGTTTCATTGCCGATCATCGTCTGGGTGCATGGTGGCGGTTTCATCTCCGGCGACAAACTCGGAGTCTCCACATATGCGACCATGCTTGCGGCGCAAGGGTATGCGGTGGCGGCAATGAATTATGATTATGCGCCTGACGCGCAGTATCCGGCACCGGTGGTGCAGGTGGGAGAGCTGATTGTCCAGCTGTATCGGATTGCCGCGCGATATGGGCTGGATGCCAACCGCATCATTATTGGGGGAGACTCGGCGGGCGCGCAGATTGCGGCGCAGTTCGCTGCGATTGAAACGACTCCGGGCTATGCGGCGCAGGCTGGCATCCGCAAGATTGCTCTGCACCGACCGTTGGAGGCTGCTCTGCTGTTCTGTGGACCATATGATGTTTCCCAGATGACGGATATGGGTAGTTCCTGGATTGCCAAGCAGTTCGTGCAAACCGTGGGATGGTCGTATCTGGGGCAGAAGCATTGGCAATATACCAAGGCCGCGAAGACAGCGTCGGTCGTTGACTTTGTTTCTGCGAACTTTCCCCGTTCATACATCGTTGACGGCAACTATTTCTCGTTCCCCTCGCAGGCGAGGGAAATGTATGGCAGACTGCGGGCGCAGAAAGTTGCGGCCAAGCTTACGCTCTACCCGGACAATCCAAAGCTGCCGCACGAGTTCCAGTTCGATTTCTCACATCCGCAGTCGTATGAGGTGTGGAACAATACCTTGCAGTTCTTGAAATCCTGA
- a CDS encoding sensor histidine kinase, with protein MKVRMWRGMGKSGEYEDSSEESDDLDESTAALLSMLPNASIVVDRQNEVVRSSPQAYMLGVVANDEIIQPRVLEAIDHVRESGGKTKLDLETQTPQEFLGVAEDLVDSAVPSEEERKGSLAHAHASSNAVKADELQATSRPNWLKITVGRINRDFVVVLLADVSEAIRFAQTRDSFIENVSEQLLQPTSALSQLSLDLEHANGSSPEVRKDAELVRRHCSHLEHMVADLMLLMKAQEPIVASDNNRINLLQLARKVAEQLRSKADAEDIALHVGGDADVTVNGDSQQIKAALVKLVENALGYSSSGSSVNIAVSQSKDGEHALLRVLDQGIGIPKDEQRQVFERFYRGTHQTDATHEGIGLGLAIVKHVALTHHGSATVWSSQGHGSTFSMVFPLAPQHMEQ; from the coding sequence ATGAAAGTGCGTATGTGGCGGGGTATGGGCAAGTCGGGCGAGTATGAGGATTCCTCCGAAGAATCCGATGATCTTGATGAATCTACTGCCGCCTTGCTTTCCATGCTGCCCAACGCGTCGATTGTCGTTGACCGACAGAATGAGGTCGTCAGATCCAGCCCCCAGGCGTATATGCTCGGAGTTGTTGCGAATGACGAAATCATTCAGCCGCGCGTTCTTGAAGCCATCGATCATGTTCGCGAGTCCGGTGGCAAAACCAAGTTAGACTTGGAAACTCAGACGCCACAGGAATTCTTGGGTGTGGCCGAAGATCTGGTGGACTCAGCTGTTCCGTCTGAAGAGGAGCGAAAGGGATCGCTGGCGCACGCTCACGCGAGTTCGAATGCCGTCAAAGCGGATGAACTTCAGGCGACCTCGCGCCCGAATTGGTTGAAGATAACCGTGGGCAGAATCAATCGTGACTTTGTGGTCGTGCTGCTGGCAGATGTCAGTGAAGCGATACGATTCGCCCAAACACGAGACTCCTTTATTGAAAATGTTTCCGAACAACTGTTGCAGCCTACGTCTGCATTGTCCCAACTCTCGCTCGATCTTGAACACGCCAATGGTTCCAGCCCCGAGGTTCGCAAGGACGCAGAGCTGGTGCGCAGGCATTGCAGCCATCTTGAGCATATGGTTGCCGATTTGATGCTGCTGATGAAGGCGCAGGAGCCGATTGTCGCCAGCGACAACAATAGAATCAATCTGCTTCAGCTCGCCCGTAAAGTTGCAGAACAGCTCAGAAGCAAGGCCGATGCCGAGGATATTGCGCTCCATGTTGGCGGTGATGCGGATGTCACGGTTAACGGAGACAGCCAGCAAATCAAGGCGGCGCTCGTTAAACTCGTTGAGAATGCCCTGGGCTACTCGTCATCTGGCTCGTCGGTCAACATTGCGGTTTCGCAGAGCAAGGACGGCGAACATGCTCTGCTTCGCGTGCTGGATCAAGGTATTGGTATCCCTAAAGACGAGCAGCGACAGGTTTTTGAACGCTTCTATCGAGGCACACATCAAACCGATGCCACACACGAAGGCATCGGACTGGGGCTGGCAATTGTCAAGCATGTGGCGCTTACGCACCATGGATCGGCAACCGTGTGGAGTTCGCAGGGTCACGGCAGCACCTTCAGCATGGTTTTCCCACTCGCCCCGCAGCACATGGAGCAGTAG
- a CDS encoding alpha/beta hydrolase family protein: protein MRIAFFCTYAILTLATFLVLGLIGTLMAPHWQIQKNTTRITVQSKDTTIASKLTVPAHEGTYQIRQTPIKIRLTAKVTVHALVREPIDAPADRPACLLMQGAGTGKSSEVFGDLASSMASAGITTLVPDKRMDDYTMFHRNYVSMAHDYGTSFDILKRWPGVDAQKVGLYAESEGTWISSIMTAQRKDIAFTILTSPPVYSGRQQMAIAATSYFKTAGAPLALTRDIPKLTALNFSVLGLDYADFDSLNYISHLTQPTLINYGTRDLSMPIEQGAVTILAKAKANNNQNVTVRYYDANHQMRIGDNMALPRLPLATGYTQNLDDWINGIASGTSAQDWKTPMIAGSQPNQLYAVPPRTTAGLITSLGQLFALMLFGTGLCVIAFLLGVLRSIGKSIRRSIRRQRNKGQHLQSQTRMQSSMQAQVPVSTNFSRPLIASMWITGLLSIASTLGILGYVIVVVSQALTLQQDTKFLSLLWIVLRVASIVVILAFSWLCTQFLNPLLVRLTGSEGNEPDEISHVFNGLQRIIMLCVLCGSALLMGSLAFWGLY from the coding sequence TTGAGAATCGCATTCTTCTGCACCTATGCGATCCTCACCTTGGCGACTTTCCTTGTGCTTGGACTCATCGGGACGCTTATGGCCCCACATTGGCAGATTCAGAAGAACACAACCCGCATCACGGTCCAGTCGAAGGACACAACGATTGCTTCAAAGCTTACGGTTCCTGCTCATGAAGGCACGTATCAGATAAGGCAAACTCCCATCAAGATCAGGCTCACTGCGAAGGTCACCGTTCACGCGCTGGTTCGCGAACCGATTGATGCTCCGGCAGACCGGCCGGCCTGTTTGCTGATGCAGGGCGCTGGCACTGGCAAGTCGTCGGAAGTGTTTGGCGATCTGGCCTCTTCAATGGCTTCAGCAGGCATCACCACTCTGGTCCCCGACAAGCGCATGGATGACTACACGATGTTCCACCGGAACTATGTTTCGATGGCTCATGATTATGGCACATCCTTCGATATTCTGAAGCGTTGGCCAGGTGTCGATGCGCAGAAGGTCGGCCTGTATGCAGAGTCCGAAGGCACTTGGATTTCATCTATCATGACGGCGCAGCGCAAGGACATAGCCTTCACCATTCTCACTTCCCCGCCTGTATATTCTGGCCGTCAACAGATGGCGATTGCTGCAACGTCGTATTTCAAAACTGCCGGTGCTCCGCTCGCTCTCACACGGGACATTCCCAAGCTGACTGCGCTGAATTTCTCAGTGTTGGGGCTGGATTATGCCGACTTTGATTCGCTCAACTACATTTCGCATCTCACGCAGCCAACTCTGATCAATTACGGTACGCGCGACCTCTCCATGCCTATCGAACAGGGGGCTGTAACCATACTCGCCAAGGCCAAGGCAAACAACAACCAGAACGTGACGGTTCGCTACTACGATGCGAACCATCAGATGCGCATAGGCGACAACATGGCGCTCCCACGTCTTCCGCTCGCAACCGGGTATACACAAAATCTGGATGATTGGATTAATGGCATAGCTTCGGGAACATCCGCTCAGGATTGGAAGACGCCAATGATTGCAGGTTCTCAGCCGAATCAGTTGTATGCGGTACCTCCGCGCACTACAGCTGGTTTGATCACCTCGCTCGGCCAGCTCTTCGCGCTGATGCTGTTCGGCACGGGACTGTGCGTCATCGCATTCCTGCTGGGTGTGCTGCGCTCAATAGGAAAATCGATCCGAAGGTCAATCCGAAGGCAGAGAAACAAAGGTCAGCACTTGCAATCGCAGACACGAATGCAATCATCCATGCAGGCACAAGTGCCAGTAAGCACGAACTTTTCTCGGCCTTTGATTGCTTCGATGTGGATAACCGGTCTTCTCAGCATCGCCTCGACCTTGGGAATCCTGGGATACGTGATTGTTGTCGTATCGCAGGCTCTTACCTTGCAGCAAGACACGAAATTTCTCAGTTTGCTGTGGATTGTGCTTCGAGTAGCTTCGATTGTGGTGATTTTGGCTTTCTCGTGGCTGTGTACGCAGTTCTTGAATCCGCTGCTGGTTCGCCTCACTGGGAGTGAAGGCAACGAGCCAGACGAGATTTCGCATGTTTTCAACGGTTTGCAACGAATCATCATGCTTTGCGTGCTCTGCGGATCGGCGCTGCTGATGGGTTCGCTGGCCTTTTGGGGGCTGTATTAA
- a CDS encoding phosphoglyceromutase: MTYKLVLLRHGQSAWNKTNQFTGWVDVPLTEQGVQEAKNGGELLAKRDVLPDIVFTSLLRRAINTANYALDAADRLWIPVKRSWRLNERHYGALQGKDKSQIREKYGDEQFMTWRRSYGTPPPEIDPDDEFSQDGDPRYAGEPVPKTEALSNVVERVTPYWKNEIIPELKAGKTVLIAAHGNSLRAIVKMLDGLSEEEISKVNIPTAIPLLYELDENFKPVKPRGEYLDPAAAAAGAAAVAAQGQQK; the protein is encoded by the coding sequence ATGACATACAAACTAGTTCTGCTCCGGCATGGCCAGAGCGCATGGAATAAAACCAATCAATTCACAGGCTGGGTCGATGTTCCGCTGACCGAGCAGGGTGTACAGGAAGCCAAGAATGGTGGCGAACTGCTTGCCAAGCGAGACGTTCTTCCTGACATCGTCTTCACCTCACTGCTCAGAAGAGCAATCAACACGGCAAATTATGCCTTGGATGCCGCAGATCGCCTTTGGATTCCTGTGAAGCGTTCATGGAGACTCAACGAGCGTCATTATGGTGCCTTGCAGGGCAAGGACAAGAGCCAGATTCGCGAGAAGTACGGCGATGAGCAGTTCATGACATGGCGTCGTTCTTACGGCACCCCGCCACCAGAAATCGATCCTGATGACGAGTTCTCGCAGGATGGCGACCCACGATATGCGGGTGAGCCAGTTCCAAAGACCGAGGCGCTTTCCAACGTCGTTGAGCGTGTGACGCCATATTGGAAGAATGAGATCATTCCTGAGCTCAAGGCCGGGAAGACCGTGCTGATTGCCGCCCACGGCAACTCGCTGCGCGCAATCGTCAAGATGCTTGACGGTCTGAGCGAAGAGGAGATTTCCAAGGTCAACATTCCTACAGCCATCCCATTGCTGTACGAACTTGACGAGAACTTCAAGCCGGTCAAGCCACGCGGTGAATATCTTGACCCAGCTGCTGCCGCCGCAGGTGCTGCAGCCGTTGCAGCGCAAGGCCAGCAGAAGTAA
- a CDS encoding DJ-1/PfpI family protein encodes MQTINVVLFDNFETLDACGPIEILGSLNNEYRIEYFSLNGGFVTSRQGLQTQTQSFAHVESNGILLIPGGMGTRPLVNDDEFLTQLEILANKSKDVLTVCTGSALLAKTGLLNAKSATSNKLAFDWVTSLNPAVNWVLKARWVVDGNIYTSSGVSAGMDMALGYVNDKLGITVARKTAHDIEYVWNEDPDNDPFAKGDGRRAKEAAVNTAL; translated from the coding sequence ATGCAGACCATCAACGTTGTATTATTCGATAATTTCGAAACCTTGGATGCTTGCGGACCGATTGAGATTCTCGGAAGTCTGAACAACGAGTACCGAATCGAATACTTCTCGTTGAACGGCGGATTCGTGACGAGCAGACAAGGCTTGCAAACTCAGACACAGAGTTTCGCACACGTGGAATCGAACGGCATACTGCTGATTCCCGGTGGCATGGGTACCAGACCATTGGTGAACGATGACGAATTCCTGACACAGCTTGAGATCCTAGCCAACAAGTCGAAGGACGTTCTGACCGTGTGCACAGGCTCTGCGTTGCTTGCCAAAACCGGATTGTTGAACGCGAAGAGTGCAACATCCAACAAGCTCGCCTTCGACTGGGTGACATCATTGAATCCAGCAGTGAACTGGGTTCTCAAAGCACGATGGGTTGTTGACGGCAATATCTATACGTCGTCAGGCGTTTCGGCAGGAATGGATATGGCCCTCGGCTACGTCAACGACAAGCTTGGCATCACGGTGGCACGCAAAACCGCCCACGATATCGAATACGTATGGAACGAAGACCCAGACAACGACCCCTTTGCGAAAGGCGACGGGCGAAGGGCGAAGGAAGCTGCGGTCAACACTGCGTTGTGA
- a CDS encoding HAD family hydrolase, whose protein sequence is MFDFCGVLLDWRPELALEGEYPQGVVDMFFDPHDPWGFDYYDQLCDVGWSESRILADYEQHHGPAVAWVFRVYFEHFERAFHGLIPGMGALLRDLRSAGIGVWGLTNFTRKSVDEACRRFSELALLSDIVVSAEEHLIKPDPRIYQLALQRFSLQAEHTVFIDDRKSNVEAARHLGIHGIRFTNADELRESLKTLDVLS, encoded by the coding sequence ATGTTTGATTTCTGTGGAGTACTGCTTGATTGGCGACCGGAGCTGGCCTTGGAGGGTGAATATCCACAGGGCGTTGTTGACATGTTCTTTGATCCGCATGATCCTTGGGGTTTTGACTATTACGATCAGCTTTGCGATGTGGGGTGGAGCGAGAGTCGGATTCTTGCAGACTATGAGCAGCATCATGGTCCTGCGGTGGCGTGGGTTTTTCGGGTGTATTTCGAACATTTCGAACGCGCGTTTCATGGGCTGATTCCTGGGATGGGCGCACTGCTTCGCGATCTGCGGTCGGCCGGCATCGGCGTGTGGGGCTTGACGAATTTCACCAGGAAAAGTGTTGATGAGGCGTGCCGGCGCTTTTCTGAGCTTGCGTTGCTGAGTGACATTGTTGTTTCAGCGGAGGAACACTTGATAAAGCCCGATCCGCGAATATATCAGCTCGCATTGCAACGATTCTCGTTGCAGGCGGAGCATACGGTCTTCATTGATGACCGGAAAAGCAATGTCGAGGCTGCCCGGCATCTTGGAATTCACGGAATCCGCTTCACCAATGCGGATGAATTGCGCGAATCGCTCAAAACCTTGGACGTTTTGAGCTAA